GGGAACATGAGAGCGGGATTCCTCGAGGTGAGGAAGAAGAGCTCGCCGACCAGGGGCAATAGGTAACCGGGACCAATTCCTTTGGGGACGGTCAGAATGCTTCGGCCCATGAAGAAGAAACGACTGACAAGGGGTTGGGGCCCCAGGGTGGCCGGGTGAGCCCCAACCGTCAGCAAGAGGGTTCCCCTGAGAGGGATGAAGGCCGCTCAGAGCGCCAGAGTAAGAAGAGGCGTCACTCATCGGGCGGAGGGAGTCGCCCCCCTGAACGGGCGACTCCAATCGCTCAAGTTCCCCCGCCGAGGTTGATTTCTATGTGGAGTCGCGAGGCAGTGGACACTCCAGAGCATAACGACCAGGTCGACGCGTTGGTGTACAACGAGCTAGACCAGTCGTTCTTGGGCCAGAAGGAACCTTTCAACCTCATGAACTATGCCCTGAAATCAGTGCTTCAGACTGCCTCCGTCATTCGTCATGTGCAACAGGGGGTAATGCTCGACGTGGAAGAGGCCAAGGAGCGGGCGAGTGAAGCCGAGAGTAAGACCGCTAAGGTGGAGAAGGAGCTGGCCGGTTCCAAGAAGGAGGTTCAAGAGCTGACTGCTGCCAAGGTGAAACTACAAAGGGGAAGTGCATGATGTGACGGCCAAGGCCAGGCAGTTTGTGGAAAAGTTGGAGCTGAGCGAGAAGGATAATGACTGGCTGCGTGCCCGGGCAGAGAAAGCTAAGCAGGAACTGAAAGACGAGAAGGCTGCTCGTGAGGGAGAACTCAAGGAGATGGAGGACCTGAAAGCGCGGAACGCTGAGCTCAAGAAGAAGGTTGCCGATCTGGGGGCTGAGAGAAAAAAGTTGAGGTCGAATCTTAAGGAGATACACAAGGCCTCCTTCGACAATGCTTTGGCCCAGCTTGAGGTGGTCCATCCGGGACTGGACGTGGGTCCTCTTCATTATAGAAAGGTTGTACTGGGTGGAAAGATTGGCACGCTGGACGATCAGGAGAGGTTTACTCCAACTTTCCCGGACGAGCAAGCCCCTTGAGATTCTGCTTTTAATTATAGTTTGAACTTATTTAGTCATTTTCCAGTGTTTGTGTAAACTTGTTGTTTTCAACTATCGCTTCGTGTTTGTAAAGACTTGTTGTTCCTATTTTTCGTCCTGTGCTTGTAAGAACTTGttgtttttaatttagtgtCGCGTTCTTATTTCTTTACTCGGTTTACCCGAACGGAGGGACCTTAATTatttcgtgcccggtgggtcttggtgccctatgggtctttAATTATTACGTGCCCGGCGGGTCTtggtgccctatgggtcttaATGCCCTATGGGTCTTAATGCCCGGAGGGTCTTTAATAATTTCGTGCCCGGCGGGTCTtggtgccctatgggtcttaATGCCCTATGGGTCTTAATTCCTTAGCCGCTTGTCAATACGATCGCGTGTCTCGTCGGTTCAAATAACTcgaattcaaaataaaaaacaacttCATTTCTGCGCTTAGAGTTCGCGGTTCTAGCCGTGTACAAACTTGGACAAGATGGGTGTGTACCCTTGATTAAAAAAGACTAAGTTAAAGGAAAACGTAAAGATAGATAGTGGGTGCCGGGTCGGTAGTGCCCTAGCTGTAGTATCTTCTCAGATTGGTTGCATTCCAGGTACGGGGGATCTCTTTTCCTGCTAGAGTTTCCAGCTTGTACGCTCCCGTGTCGGTTGCTTCGGTCACCCtataagggccttcccagttggcCGCTAGCTTTCCGCGTTCGGTCGATCGTGCTCCGATGCTGGCATTCCGGAGGACCAAGTCCCCCGTGGCAAAGGAGCGGAGAACTACTTTCTTGTTGTAGCGAACAGCCGCATGTTGCTTTGCGATCAGCTCTTTGTAGTTGGCGACCGCTCTTCTTTCAGCCAGGAGATCAAGGTCCTCCTCTATGAGTTGGTCGTTCTGGTCGGGGTCGAATCCAGCCGTTGGAGCGCTCGGTTCCCCTATTTCGGCCGGAGTCACTGCTTCTGTGCCAAAGGTGAGGCGGTACGGGCTCTCCCCCGTAGTCGAGTGCGGAGTAGTGCGGTATGCCCACAGGACGTGGTCGAGTTGCTCGGTCCAGTCGCCTTTGGCCCTCCCCAGCCTTTTTTCGGAGGCCTTAGAGGATGACCCTGTTGGCTGACTCTGCCTGCCCGTTTGTCTGGGGTGCTCGACGGAGGTAAACCACTGCTTCATGTGTAGCCCGTCCAAGAGATCCCTAAACCCTTTAGAGGTAAACTGGGGCCCGTTGTCTGTGACCAGGACCCTGGGGACTCCGAACCTACTGATGACGTTCTTGTAGAAGAAGCGTTGTACTCGAGCTGAGGTAATTGTCGCTAGCGGCTCGGCCTCAATCCATTTGGTGTAGTAATCCACTACTACAACCAAGTACTTGAGCTGACCGGGGGCAGTGTCGAACGGGCCCAATAAATCCATGCCCCACTGGTGGAAAGGCCAGGGACTGACCAGAGATGAAAGACGTGCAGGGGGAGCGTTGTGCAGGTCAGCGTGCCTCTGGCACGAGTGACACTGCTTAACATGATCCGCAGCATCTTTCTCCAGGGTTGGCCAGTAGTAACCGGCTCGGAGTACTTTCGGGCGAGGGAGCGTCCACCCGGATGGTGGCTACAGCTGCCTTCGTGGATTTCCGCTAAGACATAAGCCGCTCTGTCCTTGGGCAAGCACTTGAGAAGGGGGGTGGAGAATCCCCGCTTGAAGAGGTCGTCGTTAACTATGGTGTACCAGGAGGCGCTCCTTACCAACTTCTTGGCTTCGGCCTTGTCTTTTGGCAACCATCCAGATCTGAGGTACTTGAGGATCGGGGACCTCCAGTCTTCCTCCATACTGACCGGCATCATCACTTGTCCCAATGGACGATTGGGGTCAGCGACATAAGGGAGGGCTAGGGTCCCTTGAATGACCGTTCCATTCAGGCCAGGTTTTCCGGTGCTAGCCAGTTTGGCCAGAGTGTCAGCGCGATCATTCTGGGCTCTGGGGACGTGGCGGAATTCTACTTTGGTGAAGGTGGAAGCCAGTCGCTTCAAATGGGTCAAGTATTGTTCCAGGATGGGATCCTTAGCTTGAGCTTCCCCATTTGCCTGTGAGACGACCAAAAGTGAGTCGCAGCAGACAAGGATCTCCTTTGCTCCCAGGTCTCGTGCTGTGACCAGTCCCGCGATGCAGGCCTCATACTCGGCCTGGTTGTTTGTGGTTGGGAAGTTAAAGCGGAGGGACTGCTCGACCACCATCCTGATGCTGCTTTGCAAGACGATTCCAGCCCCACCACCTTCCTTGTTACTCGAGCCATCTACGTTGACCACCCATGTAGTCTCGGCAGGGGGCTCTTCTTCATCTGTGAGCTCGACTAAAAAGTCGGCAAGGACCTGTGCTTTAATGGCTCTCCTGGGTTCATAACGGATGTCATGCTCGGAGAGCTCGATGGACCAGCTAACCATTCGGCCGGCCAGGTCAGGTTTCTGGAGGACCTGTCGGACCGGCTGATCGGTGCGTACGACAATGCGGTGAGCCTGAAAGAACCTCCGCAGCCGCCGAGCCGTGGTCAGTAAGGTCAGCGCTACTTTCTCCAGCATCTTATACCTCCGCACCCTTCAATGAACGGCTGACAAAATAGACAGGTAGTTGGACTCCCTCCTCTTCTCTGATCAGAACGGAACTTACTGCCTTTTCCCGTACTGCCAAGTATAGGTACGGCGTCTCCCCTGGTCTAGAGCTGGTCAGAATAGGGGGGATGAAAGGATCTCCTTCAGCTGGGTGAATGCCGTGTCGGCCTCCTCCGACCATTCAAAAGTTGCTCCCTTCTTTAGAAGTGTGTAAAGAGGTAGTGCCCGGAGAGCGGCCTTTGGCAAAAAGCGGCCGATCGCGGCCATGCGACCAGCTAGCTGCTGGACTTCTTTGACGGTACGTGGGCTCTTCATATTCATGATCGCTTGAAATTTGTCGGGGTTCAACTCGATTCCACGGTTGGTCAGCATATATCCAAGAAATTTCCCGCTTCGAACGCCAAAAGTACACTTGTCGAGGTTGAGGCGCATGTTGTGCTTCTTTAACTGCTCGAAGACGACCGCCAGGTCGGCTGCGTGATCTCCCCCCTTCGGGGTCTTGACTATGATATCATCTATATAGACTTCTATCGATTTTCCCATCAAGTCCCCGAAGATCCGGGTCATCATCCTTTGGTAGGTTGCCACTGCGTTCTTGAGGCCGAAAGGCAGCATAGTGTAACAGTAAGTGCCCCGATCAGTGATGAAAGCAGTTTTCTCCTCGTCGTCCCTATGCATGgggatttggttgtagcctgaatagGCATCCATGAGAGAGAGGTATTCGTACCTCGAGGAGTTGTCTACAAGTGCATCAATGCTCGGTAGGGGGAAAGGGTCCTTAGGGCATGCCTTGTTGAGATCGGTGTAGTCGACGCACATGCGCCACTTCCCATTTGCTTTCTTGACCAAGACCACATTGGAGAGCCACGTGGTGTACTTGACCTCCTGAATGATCCCGGCCTGAAGCAACTCTGTGGTCTGCTGCTGGATAACTTGTTGCTTCTCGGCGCTCATTTGCCTTTTCTTCTGAGCAACTGGTTTAAACTTCCGGTCGACGGACAGCTTGTGGCTGCAGAATGCGGGGTCGATGCCGGGCATATCTGCCGATGACCAAGCAAACAGCTTCCCATTGGAAAGCAGTAACTTTTCCATCCGTTTGGAGAGATCTCGGGGGAGGCCACGAGCTATGTTGGTGGTATTCTCCGGAAGGGGACCGACCTGGATAGGGCGGGACTCCCCGTCGAGTTTGAGGCCCTGATCGTCCCTGGACTAGTCCACTCGGGGGTCGAGGTCGGTCATGAAACTGGTGTGCTGAACGTGGAAGTTGTCGTGCTGGTCGTGGGCTTTGgacttctttctctttctttcttctctagCCAGCCTGCAGCTGGAGTTGTAGCAGCTCCTTGCCATTTCGAGATTGACGCGTACTGGTACTGCCCTTCCCGCCCAGGGGTACTTAAGCATCAGGTGGTGGGTGGATATGATCGCTCTGAAGGTGTTGAGGCTTGGCCTGCCAAGGATGGCGTTGTGCGCCGTTGGACATTCAACCACTAGAAAGCGAGCTTTTATTGTCCTACAAATCCTATGATCTCCCAGGGAAAGGCAAGTATCAAAATATCCAAAGGGTAGGACTCTGTCCCCCGTGAACCCGATCAAATCATGGTCGTAGGGAAGCAGGTCCTTCACCGATAGCCCTAAGCTTTTATAAGCGtcataaaacataatgtcagcGGAACTACCTGTATCAATGAGCGTCCTTCGAATCTTACCATTGCCAATCAGGGCTTCAATGACGATGGGATCATCTTCCTCGCCGGTGTCCTCGCTGTAATCGTCTTCCGTGAAGGTGATGGCCACCTTCTGCCTTGGGGGGTGGAGGGACCCTGGGCGGGGCCTTCCGGCAGCGGACATGATGACGCAGGTACACCTTTTCCGGCTATTATTAGTGGGCCCGCCTGCGGCCCATCCTCCGGCTATTGAACCAACGCTGACTAGGTTGCTCCCATGATGTCTTCGAACTTCATCCCGGTCGTGTCGGTCGGGGCTTCTTCTACGTTCTCGGCTTCGTCCGCGGCGCTCGGGGCTCCGGCGACGTGGTGGTCTCCTGTCCTGACGATCAGCCGATCGGCGCTTGGGAGGAGTTCGGGCACGGTGCCTTGGAGGGGTTGGTGTTCGCCTCGGGGGTGGCGAGCGCGGGCGCGGGAGGGCACCCGACGACATAGCTACATACCTGGACAACCTGCCTGCTCTGATCAGTTCCTCCACCTTGTCCTTGAGGTTCAGGCACTCGTCCGTGTTGTGGCCCGGGCTGTCGTGGAATTCACAGAATCTCTTAGAATCCAGCTTGTCCCCTCTCGTCAGAAGTGGAGGGGGGCGGTCCCTGAGGTCGGTGGAGGCCTTCTCTCTCAGGATACGCgagagggaggagttcagtgggGTATAACTATCATACTTCTTCCGCTTCGGCTTCCGTTCGTCCTGACCCTTCCGTCGGGACTCCCGGGTCGAAGGCTGATCTTTATGCTCTTTCATCTTCTGCGGTCCTTTGATCGCGAGTGTCTGACTCGCGGCTCTTAGGGCCGCAGCGTCTTCCATGTTTATGAATTTCTCTGCCCGGGCTAGAAATTCCTCTAGAGTGTTGGCCGGTTTGCCAACCAGCGAGGTTAGGAAAGGACCTGGAGCGAGAGCTGCGGTAGCCAAGACCAACCTGGTGTCGGGGAGGAGCCCGGTGATGTCACCAGCCTCTTTGTTGAACCGATTGAGAAAAGCCTTCAGAGACTCCTTCTCTTTCTGCTTAACAAAAGCCAAGGTTTGCGCGGTCTTAGGTATACTGCGGACCGAGGAGTACTGGGATAAAAAGCAGGACACAACCCTGTTCCAGTCGTGCAGGGAGTTGCTCGGTAAGTTCTGAAACCAGTTCATGGGTCCTTTTCCGAGGCTCATGGGGAAGCACCGGCAGTACAAGGGGTCGCTGGCCCCGGCATACTGCATCGCACCTACGAAGAAGTTCACGTGCTCCTGCGGGTCGGTGTCTCCCTCGTAGAGTTTCACTTTGGGTCGTTCCCACCCCTAGGGGAAAGGAAAAGCCATAACTTCAGGGGATAGAGGACCTCCAATCGGCGCTGGATAGGCGACAAGCGCGTTGTTGGACCTGGGTCAGTTGTGAGTCCTATCCCGAGTCGGGGAAGGGCTCCTTCGCCTGGAAGGGCTTCGCCGGGGAGAGTGGTGTCTCCGTGGTGTATGGCTAGCCACCCTCTCTGCCGCGGGTGCTCGGCGGCGCTCCTCCTGGTAGTAGGGGGTCCGGTTTGGGCCCCCGCTCATCTCCCCCTCCTGGGAAAACGCGGGTTGAGGGCGCGAGCGAGTCTCCTGCTCTTCAAGCTGTCGTAGATGTGCTCGGAGCATGCGAATCTCCTCCTGGGCATCTCGGATCCTGATGTTGTGGGCTTGCTCCCTTCCTGCCCCGTTGTCTTCTTCCATAGCCTGGATGCGTGCTTCCAAGCGGCAGAGAGCCTCGTGGGCCGCATGCGGGGTAATGCCCGCGAGCTGTGGCGAGTGACGGGGTTGAGGTTGAGGAGTTGGTGGAGGCGGGTGCTGGGGTTGAGGAGGAGGAGTTCTGCGATCTGTTGAATCGTTGATGGTCTCCACATGGCCTTCAGGAGTTGGTATAGGACGGCGCGAAGTTTGACGTGTTTCCACCATAGTTTGCTAGCGGGTGACTTGAGGTGACGACACGCGGTGTTTGGAAGAGTTTTAccagatccccacagacggcgccaactGATCAGGGAGTGATCAAGCTACCCGTTGACGAGGGGTAGGAGAGGGAGGATCTAGACGTGCTGAAGGACTCCTGAGCTGGTTaagtcccgggaggggctcctgcaaggcaTTCCGATGCTAAAGTCAGTGAGGGAAATCGTGAGGATAGTGAGTATGGAGAGAATACGTTACCTTTCAATAGAAGAGGTGCTCCCCTTATATAGGGGAGGTGGatttagggttggagccatgtaacgtcatgcatggctcgtaagCAGGGTACAACCCGTCGTTGGATTACCTGCGGTACCTGCagaggaacagtgatccaacggtttgGGGGCCCCTACGGATCTGTGCCAGCCAACCTAACccctagggtggttggcctaggtcaacccctattCGGTGGGCCCTGGGTCTTGTCCTTACCCTAGGCGGTAGGGCCCATAAGTAGGGGGTTCCCAGGCTCCCTATACCGTCCCTCGACAGGGACGCTCTTGTGGGGTCAGTGGCCGTCCCGGGTGCCCTGTCCGTCCTTGGCCAGGGTTCCCGGAACAATATCTAATCTCATTAtcttttctttacttttttaaaaagaaaaaaaaacaataagacAATAATTAGTATAATCGGAtaaatatatttggtttttttatttattaatttaattttcccaTAATTAACTACATGAAGCAAGAATGTTACAACTCCTTTTGTTGTAACACATTTTGTTTTGCAGTAAAagaattattaaatatattaattaacaaATTTTGTGCAAAGAAATTCATGGTAAAATTCTCATTAGAATAATTTGATTCAACCGTTTAATAAAATCATAATTACAATACACATCTTATCCttagtttaatatttatatatttttgaaatccAAAATAATTTTGTAAATGATATTAACAttttaaagattaataataataataataatacttatTATATTATCTAATCCTAATTAAACTATCATGCATGTCCTATGGATTTCCGTAActgatattaaattttttaattagggtgtaaataatattaactaaacACCAATAAAATATCTAAGTGTAAGTGAAAGGGTTAGTAAAAGTTTTATTGTTgcattcatatcaaatttaatgttaaaattccaaaattaattatgctaaagaataatattaatatttatttatgtattgtataaAGTTGATCATAATTTTCCATGCCTTGTGAAATTCCGTATCTATAATTCCCAAGAAAATTTATCATGTCTTTTGAAATTTCGTaactaaaattttatttttatttgaaatgtaAAGAATATTAACTAAACAGTTAACAAAAAACTTAAGTGGAAGCGCAAGGGTTAGTATAAATTTTATTGTCGCATTCATATcatatttaatgttaaaatcccaaactttaattaatattaataataaataatatatataatagaaaattaaaataattcatcatGTCCTATGTAATTCTATTATTTCTATTAACCTAATATGTAACTAATATATAAATTTGATGAAGCTGGAAAGATTAATCCAACATTTATTTTGGTATTCATATCAGATTTAATGTTTAAACTCCTACCTTTTCCACCCAAAAAGAAACCCTACCTTTAATTGTTAAATATtagtattaatattaattaattttttataaatatagaaTAATTTACCATGACTTATGGACTTCAatgattaatattaattttaatttactgtgtaattaatttaactaaacactaaataaataaataaacgtaGGTGATATTAACCACTGAAATACCATTTATATTAACCATTTATTTTGATGAGTAATTTTGGGATCCTTATAAATTTTAATGTTAAAACATCAacctttatttttaaataaatattaattattatattctaGAAATCTAAACTAAATGATCATGTTTTAAGGAATTTCataactaataatttttttatttcgaAAGATTAAGAATTCTAGAATGTTATTTGTCTTGTTACAAAAACAATTATTTTGAaactatatgaaaaaaaaattaagaattctGAAAATTCGTAATGTTacaatagaaaaatactaaatttGTATTAGGGtgtatttttcttgtttttcgATGAAGCAAAAAGAGTATCTTTTTTCTTCAAACATCAAATTATTTTAACCACTTTATCCTTATAATCAATCACAAACTAATACCATTTAACCAACTAATTAACCACTTACAAAAAAAGATATATTTATCGTTACCCTCTCAGAGTATGATAAAGTCTGTCtttcaatttattaaaaaaaatatctctCTTCAATAATAAATTTGTATCTTTGTAAATTCACCATGATTAAGtcaattaatattgaatataaTTGATACATTGTAATGGTGGCTAGACAAATTAA
This is a stretch of genomic DNA from Lotus japonicus ecotype B-129 chromosome 1, LjGifu_v1.2. It encodes these proteins:
- the LOC130736696 gene encoding uncharacterized protein LOC130736696 yields the protein MQYAGASDPLYCRCFPMSLGKGPMNWFQNLPSNSLHDWNRVVSCFLSQYSSVRSIPKTAQTLAFVKQKEKESLKAFLNRFNKEAGDITGLLPDTRLVLATAALAPGPFLTSLVGKPANTLEEFLARAEKFINMEDAAALRAASQTLAIKGPQKMKEHKDQPSTRESRRKGQDERKPKRKKYDSYTPLNSSLSRILREKASTDLRDRPPPLLTRGDKLDSKRFCEFHDSPGHNTDECLNLKDKVEELIRAGRLSRYVAMSSGALPRPRSPPPRRTPTPPRHRARTPPKRRSADRQDRRPPRRRSPERRGRSRERRRSPDRHDRDEVRRHHGSNLVSVGSIAGGWAAGGPTNNSRKRCTCVIMSAAGRPRPGSLHPPRQKVAITFTEDDYSEDTGEEDDPIVIEALIGNGKIRRTLIDTGSSADIMFYDAYKSLGLSVKDLLPYDHDLIGFTGDRVLPFGYFDTCLSLGDHRICRTIKARFLVVECPTAHNAILGRPSLNTFRAIISTHHLMLKYPWAGRAVPVRVNLEMARSCYNSSCRLAREERKRKKSKAHDQHDNFHVQHTSFMTDLDPRVD